From a region of the Hymenobacter jejuensis genome:
- a CDS encoding SDR family oxidoreductase: MSHTILVTGATGTVGSEAVIALANRGLTVRAGVHSLIKGDRLKHLDPDIQLVEVDFHKPETLHVALTGAERVFMITPFTEDQVAISKQFIDAAKQAGVRQIVRLSAAGAESEPGIQLGRWHREIEKYLEQSGIPYTILRPGGFMQNFINYNSDSIRHEGKLYAAVGEGKVAYVDVRDIAEVAAAILTNDVEQHNGKAYMLTGPEAIDMQEVAKALGEATGRPVEYVAISEETARQAMVQAPAWMTDALMELNHISQAGYASQTSPDVQNILGRAPFSIRDFAQANRIDFLPAQ, encoded by the coding sequence ATGTCTCACACTATTCTTGTTACGGGCGCGACGGGCACAGTCGGCTCGGAAGCGGTGATTGCGTTGGCCAACCGAGGACTGACGGTGCGGGCCGGGGTACATTCGCTTATCAAAGGCGATCGTTTGAAGCACCTCGACCCGGATATTCAGCTGGTCGAGGTCGATTTTCATAAACCTGAAACGCTGCACGTTGCCCTGACGGGTGCGGAGCGGGTGTTTATGATCACGCCCTTCACCGAAGACCAGGTGGCCATCAGCAAGCAGTTTATCGACGCAGCCAAGCAGGCGGGCGTCCGACAGATCGTGCGTTTGTCGGCCGCCGGTGCCGAAAGTGAGCCCGGGATTCAGTTGGGGCGCTGGCACCGCGAAATTGAGAAGTACCTCGAGCAGAGCGGCATCCCGTACACCATTCTGCGGCCGGGCGGCTTCATGCAAAACTTCATTAACTACAACTCCGACTCCATCCGCCACGAAGGCAAGTTGTATGCCGCCGTGGGCGAAGGCAAGGTGGCCTATGTAGACGTACGCGACATTGCCGAAGTAGCCGCGGCCATCCTGACCAATGACGTGGAGCAGCACAACGGCAAGGCGTATATGCTTACTGGCCCCGAAGCCATTGATATGCAAGAGGTTGCGAAAGCTTTAGGAGAAGCGACCGGCCGCCCCGTAGAGTACGTAGCTATTTCGGAAGAGACCGCTCGCCAAGCCATGGTGCAAGCCCCGGCCTGGATGACCGATGCGCTCATGGAGCTAAACCACATCAGCCAAGCTGGCTACGCTTCGCAAACCTCTCCGGACGTACAGAACATCCTCGGCCGGGCTCCGTTTTCCATCCGGGATTTTGCCCAAGCCAACCGCATCGATTTCCTTCCCGCGCAGTAA
- a CDS encoding phosphatase PAP2 family protein, which yields MRFLYCLLLASSLRAGAAEAQGLLPTAADTLQPQPASVPFLKRPGVWRTAIPLSLIGLSYAGRNENFIDELKEEVREESRENYPRFRTHVDDYSRHAPLVAAYALQVVGLKGERGVIPFTITYGLSHALSTGIVSHLKKWTREPRPDVATDFSSFPSAHTTEAFLTATLLHEQYGRQYPWLSVAGYSVATATGAMRVLNDRHWVTDVVAGAGIGFLSAEAVWRLYPLVARWVPGKVGKLLVVMPTYAPGGAIGMVLAVRQ from the coding sequence ATGCGTTTCTTGTATTGCTTGTTGCTAGCCAGTAGCCTGCGGGCCGGAGCGGCGGAAGCTCAGGGCTTGCTGCCTACTGCCGCCGATACCCTCCAGCCCCAGCCTGCGTCTGTGCCTTTCCTGAAACGGCCAGGTGTATGGCGCACGGCTATTCCGCTGAGCCTCATTGGCTTGAGCTATGCCGGGCGCAACGAGAATTTCATTGACGAACTGAAAGAGGAAGTGCGCGAAGAAAGCCGCGAAAACTACCCGCGCTTTCGCACTCATGTCGACGATTACTCGCGCCATGCGCCTTTGGTGGCAGCCTATGCCTTGCAGGTAGTAGGCCTAAAAGGCGAGCGCGGCGTCATTCCGTTCACCATCACCTACGGGCTTTCGCACGCGCTGAGCACAGGCATCGTCAGCCATCTGAAGAAGTGGACCCGTGAGCCCCGCCCCGATGTGGCCACTGATTTTAGCTCTTTCCCCTCGGCTCACACCACCGAAGCTTTCCTGACCGCGACTTTGCTCCACGAGCAATACGGTCGCCAATACCCGTGGCTAAGCGTGGCCGGCTACTCGGTCGCCACAGCCACCGGCGCCATGCGCGTGCTCAACGATCGCCATTGGGTGACCGATGTAGTAGCCGGCGCGGGCATCGGGTTTTTGTCGGCCGAAGCCGTGTGGCGCTTGTATCCGTTGGTAGCACGTTGGGTGCCGGGGAAAGTAGGCAAGCTGCTGGTCGTCATGCCGACGTATGCGCCGGGCGGGGCGATAGGCATGGTGCTGGCTGTGCGACAGTAA
- a CDS encoding ComEA family DNA-binding protein: MSDPAAGKPGRPNALLRWIRRYFGFSRRETSGFVVLFLLMLLWLVLPWLLRPALPHYDPQADQQQLNRWAAELEAQRQPRAFDSRYPRRSYAARTAVPRVALSPFDPNSLTPEGWEARGLPHFVAQRIVHFRDVIGGFKAKEQIRRTYGLPDSVYARLAPYIQLPEQLPARESKFRDYAAGPDRNANKSFASYPPNKFARKPTHLAPFDLNAADTTQFKQIRGIGSRLSARLVAYRERLGGFIREEQVGEIYNLAPDLVDSLRKYTFVNQGFTPAFIDVNNASLAELKEHPYVGLRLGRVIVAFRQQHGPFRQASDLRQIRILDDAAFAKLQPYLRF; encoded by the coding sequence GTGTCTGATCCTGCTGCTGGAAAGCCCGGCCGACCCAACGCTTTGCTACGTTGGATACGGCGTTACTTTGGGTTTTCGCGCCGCGAAACCTCCGGTTTCGTCGTGTTATTTCTCCTGATGCTGCTGTGGCTGGTGTTGCCATGGCTACTGCGCCCCGCCCTGCCGCATTACGACCCTCAGGCCGACCAACAGCAGCTCAACCGCTGGGCCGCCGAGTTGGAAGCGCAACGCCAGCCGCGAGCTTTCGATTCGCGGTACCCGCGCCGGAGCTATGCTGCCCGAACGGCGGTGCCGCGGGTGGCGCTGTCTCCTTTCGACCCCAACTCCCTGACGCCGGAAGGCTGGGAGGCCCGCGGCTTGCCGCATTTTGTGGCGCAGCGCATCGTGCATTTTCGCGATGTAATTGGGGGCTTCAAGGCCAAAGAGCAAATTCGGCGCACGTATGGCCTCCCCGATTCGGTGTACGCGCGCTTGGCGCCCTACATACAGCTGCCGGAGCAGTTACCGGCGCGTGAAAGCAAGTTTCGGGACTACGCGGCCGGGCCTGATCGCAACGCCAACAAGTCGTTTGCAAGTTACCCGCCCAACAAGTTTGCGCGCAAGCCTACGCACCTCGCGCCCTTCGACCTGAACGCGGCCGACACCACGCAGTTTAAGCAGATTCGCGGCATTGGCAGCCGGCTTTCGGCGCGGCTGGTGGCGTACCGCGAGCGGCTGGGCGGCTTCATCCGCGAAGAGCAGGTGGGCGAAATCTACAACTTGGCGCCCGACCTCGTAGACAGTCTGCGCAAGTATACATTTGTCAATCAAGGCTTTACCCCGGCGTTTATCGACGTAAACAATGCATCGCTGGCCGAGCTGAAAGAGCATCCGTACGTGGGCCTGCGCTTGGGGCGCGTGATTGTGGCGTTTCGGCAGCAGCACGGCCCGTTCCGGCAAGCCAGCGACCTGCGCCAGATTCGTATTCTCGACGACGCAGCTTTCGCAAAGTTGCAGCCTTATCTTCGCTTTTAA
- a CDS encoding DinB family protein: protein MSQPVTRTADFLDQLTADLQAMRDITMRRFRPLTDEQLNRRPGPGKWSVGQCLEHLNIIGGHYLPVMTRRLKQAQERGSRPSETVKHGIIGPRLTAAMRTPASQKALKAPQQYAPSGSRLPRTVVEVFSRQIDELLQMVQQARAINANAVRIPNPLIPLIRLRLTDQFEFMVAHIQRHVAQAERVLDGETRPSHLSESLV, encoded by the coding sequence ATGAGCCAACCTGTAACCCGTACTGCCGATTTCCTGGATCAGCTCACGGCCGATTTGCAGGCGATGCGTGACATCACGATGCGCCGCTTTCGTCCGCTTACCGACGAGCAACTCAATCGTCGTCCGGGTCCAGGAAAATGGAGTGTGGGCCAGTGCCTGGAGCACCTCAACATCATCGGCGGCCACTATTTGCCCGTCATGACGCGCAGGCTGAAGCAGGCGCAGGAGCGCGGCTCGCGGCCCTCCGAAACCGTCAAGCATGGTATCATCGGGCCGCGGCTGACGGCTGCCATGCGGACGCCTGCTTCGCAGAAAGCGCTCAAGGCGCCCCAGCAATACGCCCCCAGCGGCAGCCGCCTGCCCCGCACTGTGGTCGAAGTGTTCAGCCGCCAGATCGACGAACTGCTGCAAATGGTGCAGCAAGCGCGCGCAATCAATGCCAACGCTGTACGCATCCCCAACCCGCTGATTCCGCTGATTCGCCTGCGCCTTACCGACCAATTTGAATTTATGGTGGCCCACATCCAGCGCCACGTCGCGCAAGCCGAGCGCGTGTTAGATGGCGAAACCCGGCCTAGCCACTTGTCCGAAAGCTTGGTGTAG
- a CDS encoding fatty acid desaturase family protein, protein MNPNTAAAYLQLTPRQRVVELARPWVLVALYIGTAVAGAWWLAVPLAVAVCLAAFVQMHDAMHNALGLSKKNNERVLTLSALLILKSGQAMQVTHLRHHGRCLTDDDPEGAPATWSFARVLWQGPYHILMLRRESLRIAPKTRNRQLLETAATVFILAVFVGLYYYLDSAIGLVYWAVAFLMSATMPIWASYVPHHVASRNPAARVAAAMAQIWTPVVSSFAFHHVHHHYPRVPTALLHRAAAELPPPPEEHHH, encoded by the coding sequence ATGAACCCTAATACCGCTGCTGCTTATCTGCAACTCACGCCGCGTCAGCGAGTGGTAGAGTTGGCGCGCCCGTGGGTGCTGGTGGCTCTCTATATTGGGACAGCAGTAGCGGGCGCTTGGTGGCTGGCCGTACCGCTGGCCGTGGCCGTGTGCCTAGCGGCCTTTGTGCAAATGCACGATGCCATGCACAACGCTCTGGGCTTGTCGAAAAAGAACAACGAACGCGTGCTGACGCTCAGCGCTTTGCTAATTCTGAAAAGCGGCCAAGCCATGCAGGTCACGCACTTGCGTCACCACGGTCGTTGCCTCACCGACGATGACCCCGAAGGTGCGCCAGCTACGTGGAGCTTTGCGCGGGTGCTTTGGCAGGGCCCATACCACATCCTGATGTTGCGCCGCGAGTCGTTGCGCATTGCGCCCAAAACCCGCAACCGGCAGCTGCTCGAAACGGCCGCTACGGTATTTATATTGGCCGTTTTTGTGGGCCTATATTATTATCTCGATTCGGCTATTGGCTTGGTATACTGGGCAGTAGCTTTTCTGATGAGCGCCACGATGCCCATTTGGGCTTCATATGTGCCGCACCACGTAGCTTCTCGCAATCCGGCGGCCCGCGTCGCGGCGGCGATGGCCCAAATTTGGACGCCGGTGGTGTCGTCCTTCGCTTTTCACCACGTGCATCACCATTACCCGCGCGTCCCGACGGCGCTGCTGCACCGGGCCGCGGCTGAGTTACCCCCGCCGCCGGAAGAACACCATCACTAA
- a CDS encoding DUF4166 domain-containing protein, producing the protein MQSIYQQQLGADFQKLHPRIQERLAFSSADNRAFIGEGTMERVWHGPFYTLPFLRVGLLRNIMFPDAGQNVPFRIENYAYRDSFGRETVTWIRRFSFPNCTRCFDATMIRSASRNCIVDYLGTHQHLAVDIDLAVTERGGLRLRSGEQRFYEGPIKFRFPMLMSGLADVEEWYDDDADCYRIKVEVLNPAFGKLFGYHGSFRPTWRTVTQPEIPAYALPQREEVRE; encoded by the coding sequence ATGCAATCGATTTATCAGCAACAACTTGGGGCCGATTTTCAGAAGCTCCACCCCCGCATTCAGGAGCGGCTGGCTTTTTCCAGCGCCGACAACCGGGCTTTCATCGGCGAGGGCACCATGGAGCGCGTGTGGCACGGACCGTTTTACACGCTGCCTTTTTTGCGCGTCGGGCTGCTACGCAACATCATGTTTCCGGATGCCGGTCAGAACGTGCCGTTTCGCATCGAGAACTACGCGTACCGCGATTCCTTCGGCCGCGAAACCGTGACCTGGATTCGTCGCTTCAGCTTCCCCAACTGCACACGCTGCTTCGACGCCACCATGATACGCAGCGCTTCCCGCAATTGCATCGTCGATTACTTGGGCACGCACCAGCACCTTGCCGTGGATATCGATTTGGCCGTGACCGAAAGAGGCGGCTTGCGCCTGCGTTCCGGCGAACAGCGCTTCTACGAAGGCCCCATCAAGTTTCGGTTTCCTATGCTCATGTCGGGCCTGGCCGATGTAGAAGAATGGTATGACGACGATGCCGACTGCTACCGCATCAAGGTGGAAGTGCTTAACCCCGCTTTTGGTAAGCTTTTCGGCTATCATGGCTCCTTTCGCCCGACTTGGCGCACGGTCACGCAGCCCGAAATTCCGGCCTATGCCCTACCACAACGCGAAGAAGTACGGGAGTAA
- a CDS encoding DoxX-like family protein has product MKNPPIYVETFIQCPMEDLWEHTQRPELHQQWDLRFTEIEYLPRPSETAPQQFLYATRIGFGLGIAGRGESVGTKEKNGERTSVLKFWSDEWVSLIRTGSGYWKYIPTTDGLRFLTGYDYQTRFGAPGRWLDRLAFRPLIGWATAWSFDCLRLWLEKGISPAASLRLALIQLLVRVSLGFIWVYQGVVPKLLYPDTGELRILQGAGFSPAAAHRVAAVVGIGEILFGLLFWLRPVRLLRPVYWLNMVGLVVLGAGALFSQPAVFAAPFNPLTLNLAMVTLAGAGLLTLSDDLPSATRCLRQPPAYPHN; this is encoded by the coding sequence TTGAAAAATCCGCCAATCTACGTCGAAACCTTCATCCAATGCCCGATGGAGGATCTTTGGGAGCACACGCAGCGGCCCGAGCTGCACCAGCAATGGGATTTGCGCTTCACGGAAATTGAATACTTGCCTCGCCCCTCCGAAACCGCACCGCAGCAGTTTCTGTACGCCACGCGCATTGGCTTTGGGTTGGGCATTGCGGGCCGGGGCGAAAGCGTGGGCACGAAGGAGAAAAACGGCGAACGGACTTCGGTACTGAAGTTTTGGTCTGATGAATGGGTGTCACTGATCCGTACCGGCTCGGGCTACTGGAAATACATCCCGACCACCGATGGCTTGCGTTTTCTGACCGGCTACGACTACCAGACGCGCTTCGGGGCACCCGGCCGCTGGCTCGACCGGCTGGCGTTTCGGCCGCTCATTGGATGGGCCACGGCTTGGAGCTTCGATTGCTTGCGGTTGTGGCTGGAAAAAGGCATTTCGCCCGCGGCTTCGCTGCGGCTGGCGCTCATTCAGCTTTTGGTGCGGGTGTCGCTGGGCTTTATCTGGGTGTACCAGGGCGTGGTGCCGAAGTTGCTGTACCCAGACACCGGCGAACTACGCATTTTGCAAGGCGCGGGCTTTTCGCCCGCGGCAGCGCACCGCGTGGCCGCAGTGGTAGGCATCGGCGAGATTTTGTTTGGCCTATTGTTTTGGCTGCGGCCAGTGCGCCTGTTGCGGCCCGTGTACTGGCTAAATATGGTAGGCTTGGTCGTCTTGGGCGCAGGCGCGTTGTTTAGTCAGCCGGCCGTTTTTGCAGCGCCCTTCAACCCCCTGACGCTGAATCTGGCGATGGTGACGCTGGCCGGTGCGGGCTTGCTGACTTTGTCCGATGACTTACCAAGCGCGACTCGCTGCCTGCGTCAACCTCCTGCATATCCCCATAACTGA
- a CDS encoding outer membrane beta-barrel protein — protein MAQLFLKPKFRFEWRLSQCVLVCVWGGNYSTQTSIPGRSSVLGAQAGVVFQAQFGKLALQPALVFSQRGYHEDNTYIVDNIDEPVYHARSVTTTRLNYLELPIHFVHTFSGPMGLQLFAGPYVAACVGGRQRYQNYAGSLTSPLSAQDGGRSRLLPRKKPPGGLQLLVPLPNAGLNGA, from the coding sequence GTGGCTCAACTGTTTCTCAAGCCCAAATTCAGATTCGAATGGCGCCTATCCCAGTGCGTGTTGGTGTGCGTGTGGGGGGGCAACTATTCTACCCAAACCAGCATTCCTGGCCGCTCGTCGGTGCTGGGCGCGCAAGCTGGCGTCGTTTTTCAAGCTCAATTTGGGAAGTTGGCCCTACAGCCGGCACTGGTGTTTTCGCAGCGCGGCTACCACGAAGACAACACCTACATTGTTGACAACATCGATGAGCCGGTCTACCACGCCCGGTCAGTGACCACCACCCGACTTAACTACTTGGAGTTGCCGATCCACTTTGTGCACACCTTCAGTGGACCCATGGGGCTACAACTTTTTGCCGGGCCCTACGTGGCTGCATGCGTGGGCGGCCGCCAGCGGTATCAGAATTACGCTGGCAGCCTGACTAGCCCGCTATCGGCTCAGGATGGCGGACGATCGCGGTTACTACCTCGGAAGAAACCACCTGGAGGGCTGCAACTGCTTGTACCGCTGCCGAACGCGGGCCTTAATGGGGCGTAA